In Acidimicrobiia bacterium, a genomic segment contains:
- a CDS encoding TIGR03564 family F420-dependent LLM class oxidoreductase — MKIGINGSSLIALGAPLGALVDHAAQAEADGFATYWLAQLAVPDALTAIAVMGASTSTIELGTAVIPTWPRHPLMLAAQALTVQEAIGSRLLLGIGLAHKSSIEGTLKIPFANPAKHMDEYLQVLLPALTDRKVSFTGDIWSAESDGIGGTPEIASPSVMLAAMGPRMLRLAGERTAGSILWLSGPKAIAEQIKPALDAAAAGAGQPPPRIVASVPVCVTTKPDDVKAMVATLLEGYNDLPSYRGVMDTEGAGGPADVSLIGSEDEVRAGLAAFAAAGATDFSALEFVVDPADAAPTRALLVDLARG, encoded by the coding sequence ATGAAGATCGGAATCAACGGATCCAGCCTTATCGCCCTGGGAGCCCCGCTGGGGGCCCTCGTCGACCACGCCGCGCAAGCCGAAGCCGACGGCTTCGCCACCTATTGGCTGGCGCAACTCGCGGTGCCCGATGCCCTCACCGCCATCGCGGTGATGGGGGCTTCCACCAGCACCATAGAACTCGGCACCGCCGTGATCCCCACCTGGCCGCGGCATCCGCTCATGCTGGCGGCCCAGGCCCTCACCGTGCAGGAGGCCATCGGGTCGCGCCTCCTGCTGGGCATCGGGCTAGCCCACAAGTCGAGCATCGAGGGAACGCTCAAGATCCCCTTTGCCAACCCGGCCAAGCACATGGACGAGTACCTGCAGGTGCTGCTCCCCGCCCTCACCGATCGCAAGGTGTCCTTCACCGGCGACATCTGGTCGGCGGAGAGCGACGGTATCGGCGGCACCCCCGAGATCGCATCTCCCAGCGTGATGCTGGCGGCCATGGGCCCTCGCATGCTGCGGCTCGCCGGTGAGCGAACCGCCGGTTCCATCCTTTGGCTGAGCGGCCCCAAAGCCATTGCCGAGCAGATCAAGCCAGCCCTCGATGCTGCCGCCGCCGGGGCCGGACAACCGCCGCCTCGCATCGTCGCCAGTGTGCCGGTATGTGTCACCACCAAGCCCGACGACGTGAAGGCGATGGTCGCCACGCTCCTGGAGGGATACAACGACCTGCCGTCGTATCGCGGGGTCATGGACACCGAGGGCGCCGGCGGCCCCGCCGATGTGTCACTCATCGGCAGCGAAGATGAAGTGCGTGCCGGTCTCGCCGCCTTCGCCGCCGCCGGGGCCACCGACTTCTCCGCCCTCGAGTTCGTGGTGGATCCAGCCGACGCGGCACCCACCCGGGCGCTACTGGTTGACCTGGCTCGAGGCTGA
- a CDS encoding acyl-CoA dehydrogenase family protein, protein MDFEIPAETESTLRALDAFIAAEIAPLQAQDDNERFFDHRREYSRTDFDNDGVPRAEWEDLLAEMRRRADAAGWLRLALPAEFGGRDASNLEMAIIREHLAHKGLGLFNDLQNESSVVGNFPTVLMMRDFGTEAQKAEWMPGFLDGTRRLAFGLTEPNHGSDATFLETTAVADGDEWVLNGHKRFNSGLHHATHDIIFARTSGEDGSPVGISAFLVPCDASGFSVDYFWWTFNMPTDHAEVTMTDVRVGADALFGRLDHGLELAQSFVHENRIRQAASSLGAAQYCIDEAVAYANGRTTWSTALSTNQGIQFPLVELHSEAAMLRQLIRMTAWQMDRRHHMELTHQVAMCNYRANRLACDAADRAMQTCGGVGYSRHMPFEHIYRHHRRYRITEGSEEIQMRKVAQHLFGFGGRSTTAT, encoded by the coding sequence ATGGACTTTGAGATTCCGGCAGAGACCGAATCCACCCTGCGCGCCCTCGATGCCTTTATCGCGGCGGAGATCGCCCCGCTGCAGGCCCAGGATGACAATGAGCGTTTCTTCGATCACCGCCGCGAGTACTCGCGCACAGACTTCGACAACGACGGCGTACCTCGGGCCGAATGGGAGGATCTGCTGGCCGAGATGCGACGTCGGGCCGACGCAGCGGGGTGGCTCCGGCTCGCGCTGCCGGCGGAGTTCGGTGGCCGAGACGCCAGCAATCTCGAGATGGCGATCATTCGCGAGCACCTAGCCCATAAGGGCCTGGGGTTGTTCAACGACCTCCAGAACGAGAGTTCGGTGGTGGGCAACTTCCCTACCGTGTTGATGATGCGCGACTTCGGCACCGAGGCCCAGAAGGCCGAGTGGATGCCGGGTTTCCTGGACGGCACCCGACGGCTGGCCTTTGGCCTTACCGAACCCAACCATGGTTCCGATGCCACCTTCCTTGAGACCACCGCAGTGGCTGACGGCGACGAGTGGGTGCTCAACGGCCACAAGCGCTTCAACTCGGGGTTGCACCACGCCACCCATGACATCATCTTCGCCCGCACGTCGGGCGAAGATGGATCGCCGGTGGGCATCAGCGCGTTCCTCGTGCCCTGCGACGCGTCGGGCTTCTCGGTGGACTACTTCTGGTGGACCTTCAACATGCCCACCGACCATGCCGAGGTGACCATGACCGATGTGCGCGTGGGGGCCGATGCGCTCTTCGGGCGCCTTGATCACGGATTGGAGTTGGCCCAGTCGTTCGTGCACGAGAACCGGATCCGCCAAGCGGCGTCTTCGTTGGGTGCCGCCCAGTACTGCATCGACGAAGCCGTGGCTTATGCCAACGGCCGCACCACCTGGAGCACGGCGCTATCTACCAACCAGGGCATCCAATTTCCCCTGGTCGAACTCCACAGCGAAGCGGCGATGCTGCGCCAACTGATTCGCATGACGGCCTGGCAGATGGATCGGCGCCACCACATGGAACTCACCCATCAGGTGGCGATGTGCAACTACCGAGCCAACCGTTTGGCCTGCGACGCGGCTGACCGGGCCATGCAAACCTGCGGCGGCGTGGGCTACAGCCGCCACATGCCCTTTGAGCACATCTACCGTCACCACCGTCGCTATCGCATCACCGAGGGCTCCGAGGAGATACAGATGCGCAAGGTGGCCCAGCACCTCTTCGGCTTCGGCGGTCGCTCCACCACCGCCACCTGA